A window from Cryptomeria japonica chromosome 1, Sugi_1.0, whole genome shotgun sequence encodes these proteins:
- the LOC131073715 gene encoding translocase of chloroplast 34, chloroplastic-like → MASQQAREWMGIQQFPIATQNALYGLLSKLKQEDVNSLTILVIGKDGVGKSSTVNSLVGERVVAEAMRPVLCSRSRAGFTLNITDTPRLIEGGFVNDHALDLIKRFLTNKIIDVLLYVDRLDSYRVDNLDKQIIKVISDTFGKQIWQRSLVVFTHSQLSPPNGLSYADFVKRRSTALHNAILEAAGFKNSDIQVTYNHIMDANIFFDSHG, encoded by the exons ATGGCATCTCAACAGGCTCGGGAGTGGATGGGTATTCAGCAGTTTCCAATTGCTACCCAGAATGCACTATACGGGTTGCTAAGTAAATTGAAGCAAGAG GATGTGAACTCTCTTACTATTCTTGTTATTGGAAAAGACGGTGTGGGAAAGTCTTCAACAGTTAACTCTCTTGTTGGGGAAAGAGTAGTT GCTGAGGCAATGCGACCTGTATTATGTTCAAGGTCAAGAGCAGGTTTTACATTAAATATAACTGACACACCAAGGTTAATAGAAGGTGGTTTTGTAAACGATCATGCTCTCGACCTTATAAAAAG GTTTCTGACAAACAAGATTATTGATGTCCTTCTTTATGTGGATCGGTTGGATAGTTATCGAGTTGATAACTTGGATAAACAAATTATCAAGGTCATTTCTGATACTTTTGGAAAACAAATATGGCAGAGAAGCCTGGTGGTCTTTACACATTCTCAGCTCTCTCCTCCAAATGGCTTAAGTTATGCTGACTTTGTTAAAAGGAGATCAACTGCATTGCATAATGCAATTCTTGAAGCAGCTGGGTTCAAGAATTCTGATATCCAAGTGACTTACAATCatattatggatgcaaatatatttTTTGATTCCCATGGTTGA